TTAACAATTCTGGGGTCGGCGGTGTAAACACCGTCAACGTCCGTATATATCTCGCAAACATTAGCTTTCAGTGCGGCGGCAACAGCCACGGCGGACGTGTCTGAACCACCCCTGCCCAGCGTTGTTATGTCGCCGGATTCGGGGAAGATACCCTGAAAGCCTGCAATAATGCAGATGTTTCCTTTTTTAAATTCTTCTTTGATCCTGTCAGCCTTAACATCCATAATGCGGCTGTTGGAGTGCACTCCGTTTGTGATCATGCCGATCTGGATGCCCGTGAGAGAAACAGCAGGGTAGCCCATTGAGATAAGCGACTGAGCCACAAGGGGGGAGCTTGCCTGCTCTCCTGTGGACACCAGTTGGTCATATTCTCTGGGGCTGAACTTGGGGTCGATCTCTTTCAGGAGGTTGATGAGTCTGTCCGTTTCGCCTGACATGGCTGAAACGACACAGGCGACATCGTGTCCCTGATCTCTTTTTTTCGCAATAATTCTTGCGACATTCTTGATACGTTCGATGGAGCCGACGCTGGTTCCGCCGAACTTCATAACTACTATGCCCACTAAGTCCTCCTTTAAGCCGTCAACCGTTGATAACGGGACTTTTCAGAAAAAATTCTGCGATCCGGTAACCGTTTTCTATAAAAAACGTGGGTTTCATAAATTCGTCATAGGTGGTGTTCTCATCGGCTTTCACCCCTGTTCCGTAGATTATTGCAGGAACGGGTTCCGCAACGTGTGTGCGGCGTTTTACGGGTGTGGGGTGATCGGGTGAGACGAGAATTCTGAAATCCCCGAATTTTTTCAATCCGTCAAGCAGAATGGGGAGCAGTCGGCTGTCTATGTTTTCCACAGCTTTAATTTTTTCACTTATACTGCCCATATGTCCTGCTTCATCAGGGGCTTCCACATGTATGAATACATAATCATTTTTTTCGAGAGATTTCAATGCGTATTCAGCTTTGCCCTCAAAATTGGTGTCTATGAATCCGGTTGCTCCCGGAACGTTAATAATCTCCAGTCCGCCGAACCTGCCTATGCCTCTGATGAGGTCAACTGCGGCAACAACGGCTCCGTCAAGTCCGTAAAGTTCTTTAAATGCGGGCATTGCGGGCTTTCTACCCTCTCCCCAGAACCATATGCTGTTAGCTCTGGAATATTTGCCGCCTTCAAAGACTTTTTTCGCACGCTCCATTATGCTGAGCAGTTTGTCCGCCCCTTTTCCTTTGGGCAGATACTGCTCCCACTCCTGTCCCATGATATCATGCGGGGGTGTGGTCTGAAGCTCGAAATCTACGTTGCGCATTACCATAAGGTTCCGGTAGCCGACGCCGGAATAAAACTCGGCGCCTTCGCTGCGGAATATGCTGTCAAGCTCGGCAACACAGGCTTTCGCAACGTCACCGTCAATATGGTGCGCGGAGAAGTCGTCCATTACTTTGCCGTCCAGTGTAACAAGGTTGCAGCGGAAGGCCATGTCGTTCTTTCCCAGTTCGATACCCTGGCTTCCGGCCTCAAGGGGGCTTCTGCCTGAGTAGTAAACTGTGGGGTCATAACCCATAAGCGAAAGGTTGCAGATGTCGCTGCCGGGGTAGTATCCGTCAGGAGTGGACTTTATGAATCCGCCGACACCCTCTTTCGTCATCATATCCATGTTGGGTTTGCTGGCGGCCTGCATTATTGTTTTGCCGCCAAGTTCGTCTATCTTATGGTCGCTCATCCCGTCGGTGAGCAGTACAACAAATTTCATTTACACAAGCTCCTTAACTCTGATCGCAACTGTTTTGTCGCTTACGCAGTCTGATGCGTCGATCTCCTCTATGGCATTCATGATGTTGTTTGCAATGGTCTTATGGGTCATAAACACCATTGTAACAACTTCGCCCGGTGCTCTGTTGTCCGGCTGTATTGCCTGAGAAATACTAATATTGTATTTGCCGAGGATTCCCGCAATCTTTGCCAGAGTGCCGGGTTCGTCCAGAACAGAGAAACGCAGGTAAAATTTGGATTTAACATCCTTTATGTTTCTGATGGGGCAGTAATAATCATACTCTTTCGCAAAGCCCAGAACAGGCACACGCTCGGTGCAGCCTCCGACTATATCCCTTGCTATTGAAACAACGTCTGCCGTTACAGCGGAACCTGTGGGCTTGCCGCCGGCTCCTCTGCCATAATACATGGTCTTGTCAACGTTATCGCCCACAAACTCAACGGCGTTGAACACACCGCTGACCTGAGCCATCATCTCGGCGTTGGGCAGCATCGTGGGGTGCACACGCACCTCTATGCAGTCATCCAGTTTCTTGGCTATGGCCAGAAGTTTTATTTTGCAGTTCAGCCTTTTGGCGAACTCAATATCGACTTTTTTGATATTAGAGATACCTTCAATGTATACTTTATCAAAAGGTATCAGCGTTTTAAAGCCGATAGACGCAAGTATGGCTATCTTATGCGCCGCATCGATACCTTCGATATCGAAAGTCGGATCGGCCTCTGCATATCCCTTCTCCTGAGCGGCTTTCAGAGCTTCTGAAAACTCTTTGCCTTCGGCTTCCATTGAAGACAGGATGTAGTTTGCGGTTCCGTTGATGATGCCGAAAATCTCCTTGATGTTGTTACCCACAAGGTCTTCTTTAAGAACGCCGATAAGCGGTATTCCGCCGCCGACAGCTCCTTCGAAACCGATAGTCACACCGTTGTCCTGTGCGGCTTTGAATATTTCTGCGCCGTGCAGGGCAAGAAGCGCCTTGTTGGCTGTCACAACGTTCTTTTTTGCCTTCAGAGCTTTCAGGATTATTTCCTTGGCAAATCCGTATCCGCCCACAAGTTCGAGAACAATGTCTATCTCAGGGTCATTTATGATGTCGTCAGCGTTGTTTGTTACCGTTTCGCAAAGTGAAAGCGTTTCGTCCAGTCTCGTTTTGTCAATTTTAAGATCTGCAACCGTCTTAAGGGTGATATCGATACCCGTTTTCTCGAAAATATCCTGTTTGTTATGAACAAGTATTTCGGCCGTTCCCTTCCCCACGGTTCCGTATCCGATGAGACCAACATTCACTTTTTTTGACATTAATTTCCTCCGGACATAACTGTTAAAAATTATGTCCAACGATACTAATTGATTTGCTATATCAAGTCAAGAAAACAGCTCTCTTTTTTACGGAAAATATACCTTTTGTTTTAATTAATCAGAGGTAAAATCGACGTTTCTGGTGCCCTCCGGTCTCCATGCGGGAGAGATGGTTTTTGCACCTATTCTTTTACAGTTGAGCACAGAGGCAAAAGAGACCGCATTCTTGCCGTATTTTGAGTTTATTTTATCTATTGCATCATAAAGTTGAGGATATTTTTGAAAGTCATCCATTATATTTGAGAGTGCAACATATTCTGAAACAAGACTTCCTATTGTAATACCAAGCAGTCTTATGGGTGTTTTATCCCAGATTTCATCAAAAATAGACACCGCCTCCTCGTATATATGATGAGTTGCCGATGTGAAAAAACCGAAGGTTTTCCGCTTGCCGATGGTGGACATTTCAGTGTCCCTTATGCATACATGAATGGTCTTTCCGGCAAATCCGTTCTTTCGGGCACGGGCTGAAACCATCTCGGAAAGCTGTAAAAGATAATTAAGCGCATCCTCTCTGGTGGTGACAAACACAGGCATTGTCATGCTGTGGCCGATGGATTTTACGGGAGCCTCCTCAGAGACCACACCGTCGCCGTATTGCCCGCATACCATGTTATAAAGCCTTGTGCCGTTCACTCCGAACATTTCCTCCAGACGTTCCTGTCCGAAATCTCTCAGGTCTTTCGGAGAAAAAATACCCAGATCCCTGAATCTTCTGGCAAGCCTGCGCCCTATTCCCCAGATGTCACCCAGTTCAAAATTATCTATAAAATCCAGAACTTCGTCCTGTTCCACCATGTAAAACCCGTCAGGTTTGTTCACGCCGCTGGCCATCTTTGCTATCAGCTTATTCGGGCCGACACCCACCGAGCAGGTAATGTTAAATGTCTTTTTAACAAAGGACTTTATCATGTAGGCGGCATCAACTGCGCTGATATCGATTTTAGACAGATCCAGAAACGCCTCGTCTATGGAATAACACTCCACATCAGGAGTGATGGTTTTAAGATATCTGGTTATTTCAGTTGATATATAAGTATATTTTCTGGGATTCGCAATGACAAGCGTTACATGCGGGCACACCTTTAACGCCTCAAACTTATTCATTCCTGTCTTAACGCCGCAGGCACGGGCTTCATATGAGCTGGTGACAACCACAGTGCGTTCCTTCGCCCCTATAACGGCTATTGGTTTACCACGCAGAGACGGATTCGAAGACTGCTCAACAGACGCAAAGAAGGCGTCCATATCCATGCAGAGTATCATCTGCCGTCTCCGTCCATAGCCTCCAGATACCAGCAGGCCTCCAGTGCGCTGAAAGACAGCTCAAAAACATTGAAACCATCCGTTACAGTGTATTTGTGGATGATGTCCGTACCTTCCCTCTCCTTCCAGCGGTAGCATATCTCCTTAACGGTGACCTTTTCGCCGTTGAGACTGAACCATACCGGTCTCGGACTGCTGTCGAACACCGCCCCCACACGCACTTTCTCATGCAGGTTCAATATCATAGCCGCCCTCCAGAGAACGTATCACCATTTTGACACTGCCTATAACCTGAAAGTCGTCATACTCAGTGACAGGAATAGGTGCGAAATCGGGGTTTGCAGGCATAAGAAAGATACCTGCGGATGTTCTTTCAAAGGTTTTAAGAGTGACCTCACCGTTCAGCCTGAAAGCACCTATCTGCCCGTCTTCGATATATTCGGTCTGACGGATGAGCACACAGTCGCCGTCCAGAATGGCCTTGTCTTTCATACTTTCGCCGTCAACACGCAGAAAAAAGTGGCCGTCGGACAGGGTTCTGTCCATTCGGATGTAGCCTTCGATGTTCTCCTCAGAGGTGACAGGTACGCCAGCTTTGATACGACCGAGAACAGGCACTCCGGCAGAACCGGTATCAAGGCTTCTTGCGACATTGCCCGCTCTTTTAAGAGCACCGGATTCCGTCAGCCTGTCCAGCATGGTCTTAACGCTGGCAGTTGAAGACAGCCCCATCCCTTTTGCAATTTCACGGACGGAAGGAGAATATCCGTTATCCTTTATGAAGTTATCGATGAATTTGACGAACATTTTCTGCCTTTCTGTCATAAAATCCCCCATATGCGAACAGTTGTTCGCATATGGGTATCATAATCCAAGAAAGGTAAAAGTCAAGAGAATTGATTACTGACGGACACCGCAGGTGATAGACGAAAAGATCATGCCTTTAATTGTTTTGATATTAAATTTTTTAGCATAACCGTCCACAAGTGCTTTCGCCATTTCGTCCTGAGTTTCGTACATCATGGCATCTGTAGGAGTGCGGTTCACAAGTCCGGAGGCGAGAAAAGGTGCAATATTATTTCTGTTTTTAAGAACCAGTTTTGCATCGGATTCGGTAGGGAAATATATATCAACGTTAGCATCGCAGATAGTGTCGCCCTGCTTCATCCCTCCGGCAAGCTGCATATCGGTGATTTTGAGGTAATACATATCACTGTTAGGATCTTTAACTATTTCAGCTTTCTCAATCTTTCCTCCGGGAACATTTGCCGCAGCATCAACTTTTTCCGCAACACCGGGTCTTTTCACCATATAGAAAACGACGGCGGCGGCGAGCAATAAAACTAGAACAGAACCAACAAGATACTTAACCATTATCCTCTTCCTTCGGCCGGTTTATATTTTTCCAGCCCATATACTTTAATTTTGCGGTGCAGATACGTCCGCTCTATCTCAAGAATCTTCGCCGACTGGCTTATGTTCCAGTCATTAGCCTGAAGAGTCTGAAGAATATACTGTTTTTCAAAGTTTTCCTTTGCGTTTCTCAGTGCGGCGCCGTTTTCGGAATCGAATTTTTCCTCTTCCAGTGCACGCAGGAAATCGGGAGCATCGTCAATGTCCATCGTTTCGTGCTCGGAAAGCACAACCATCCGCTCTATGAGGTTTTTAAGCTGACGCACGTTTCCAGGCCACTCAAACGCCATAAAAAGCTCCATCAGCTGAAAGCTGACCTTTTTAAGCTCAAGGCCGTTCAGTGAGCATGCCTCACGGATGAAATACTGCATCAGTATCGGGATGTCCTCTTTGCGTTCACGCAGAGGCGGAACTGTCAGAGGGACGACGTTTATCCTGTAATAGAGATCTTCGCGGAAACTGCCGCTTTCGATCTCCTCCTCAAGGTTCTTGTTTGTTGCGGTTATGAGCCTGAAATCGGACTTGATTGGTGCATTGCCGCCTACCCTTGTAAAGCTGTTGTTTTCAAGCACACGAAGCAGTTTTGCCTGTGAAGGCTGCGACATGTCCCCTATTTCATCCAGAAAAAGGGTTCCGTTGTCGGCCTCCTCAAATTTTCCTGTCTTCTGGGACACGGCGCCAGTGAATGAGCCTTTTTCATGCCCGAACATCTCGGTTTCAAGAAGTTCTGATGGGATGGCCGCACAGTTTATTTCCACGAAGGCTTCTTTCGACCTGCGGCTGAGCATATGGATAAGTCTGGCCACATGTTCCTTTCCGGTGCCGTTCTCGCCGTTTATGAGCACCCAGGCGTTTGTGGGGGCTATCTTTTCTATCTTCTTTTTAAGTTCTGTTACGGGGCGGCTCACGCCGATTATATCATATTTTTTGATAAGGTCGCTTCTGGTCTCACGCAAAACGTGCATAAGCTGAAACTTGTCGGTAAGATGCTTGACGATAAGGAGTATTCTCTCCAGAGAAAGAGGTTTTTCAAGGAAGTCGTATGCACCTCTGCGTGTGGCCTCAACAGCGTTCTCAATGTTTCCGTGACCGCTGATTATGACCACTTCGAGGTCAGGAAAATAGCTTTTGATGTCACGCAGACCGTCTATGCCGTCCTTGTCGGGCAGCCAGATATCCAGAAACAGGATATCGTAGACGTTCTTTTTAAGCTGTGCGAAACCGTCTGCAAAAGTCAGCGCATAGTCGGCGGTATATCCTTCGTCTTCGAGGATATCCTTGATAGCGGTGCAGATCCCTTTTTCGTCATCAATAATTAGAATTCTTGCCATAAACCCCTAAGCCTTACGAAATTCCATCAGGAAGCGAGTATATTGTCCGTATTCGCTCTCAACGGTGATAGTTCCGTTGTGAACCTCTATTATCTTCTTAACAATTGCCAGTCCCAGCCCTGTGCCGTCCGGCTTTTTGCTGAAATACGGAATGAATACCCTGCCGATGTCCTCCTGCGGGATACCCTCTCCGTTATCTCCGTAATCGATTCTGATGTTGTTATCATCCTCGGTTACTTTGACGGTTATTTTACCTTTCTGGTTCATAGCGTCAATGGAATTGTTTACAAGATTGATAAAAACTCTTTTAAGCTGAGACTTGTCGCCTATGAACATCACTTCCGGACAGTCTATCTCTATGTCGGCTTTCTGGTTGGAACCCTTATAGAAAGCCAGTATCTCCTCAAAAAGATCCTTCAGGCCGAACTGAACCATTTTAAGTTCGGGCAGACGGGCAAACATGTTGAACTCGTTCACCATGCTTTGAAGGCTTTCAACTTCGGCTATGATGGTATCCATGCTGGAGACGATGGTCTCCGGATCGCCCGTGCCCATCACAGCTTTACGTTTTATCCTTTCCGCAGTGAGCTTTATGGGCGTAAGCGGGTTTTTTATCTCATGTGCGATACGGGTTGCTATCTCTTTCCAGATACCCACACGCTGAAAATTCAGCAGATCGGTTATGTCGTCCAGAACGATTACGAGGTTGTCAACGTTGCCGTCGTGGCTGAATATCTTTGTTATCGTAGTGGTCATGGTGCGCAGTTCGCCTTTCAGAAGTATCTCTATCTGAAACTGGGACTCCCGCTCATCAGAGTCTATGAAAAGAGCCGCAGGAGTGAGAACGGACGACAGAAACGCCTCGTTTGCGTATTCCAGAACAGTCTCCGCATAGTCGTTCTGTTTCAACAGCTCAAAGCTGTGCGTATAAAGGAAAATTGCGGATTTAACGTTTTTGAATATCGAATCGATATACTGGTTGTCCCTGGTTATCTGCATGAACATTTCGGACAGTTTTTCATTTTTCAGGTTCAGCTCTGTGTTGTGAGCATTAAGTCTTTTTATCATAGAGTTGAACGAACGGCCGAGATATGCCAGCTCATCGTTGCCCTGAACCTCCACCTCAACGTCCAGATTACCCTTCGACACGGCGGAAGATGCCGATGCGAGACTCTCTATAGGCCTTGTGATGCTCTTTGCATAGACCATGCTGCCCCATATGGCGGCAAACATAACAAACAACGTCATAAGGGTCGTTACGGCCTTGAAAGAGTTTTTCACCGGATAGATGAAATGCTCCGTCTGCCTGTATGTATTATAGGATTTAAGGATATTGGCCACATCCTCAGCCTGATTTTTCGGGAAACGCTTATAGACCACAACAGCGCCGACTATCCGGCTGGCATTTTTGCCGGAATAGACCGGATGCCCCACCCAGTAGACAGGCCTGTTATTAACCATATCGTAGCGGGCTATCAGTTCCTTTTTAAGGATTTTGTTGACCACCTTATTGGTGACAATGTTGTTTATGCGGTCTCTGCTTTTGTGGAGGCTGAGTATCCTTTCGCCGTATCTGTTGTAGATATATATTCCGTCCACCCTGTCCTTTTCCATGTAGCCTTTAATGAATTTCTCCATTTTAGGATGGTTGTTCCTGTAGACGAAATCACCTGATGAAATAAAGCTGGCCAGAAGCCCGCCCTGCTCAACAACGTAGCTCTCTGCCTGTGTCTGATACACCTGCATGAGGTTCATGGAGCTTTCAAGAGCCTGCTGAATCTGGGAATTGAACCATTTATCAATATTTTTACCGATTATCTTATTGCTGAATACGAAAACTATGACTGCGGGAATAACCGCCAGAATTATTGAGAAAGTGACAAGCTTTGTCTGGAGCCTTGCACCGAAAATATTCTTTTTCCGGTCGATGAACAGCTTTCCGAGGTTACGGAATATCAGAATGAAAACGGCCAGCAGGAGGATAAGGTTTATGTTTGCCAGCAGGAAGATGGATATGTTCGAATAGAGCGGGAAATCGTTATCCAGAAGTTCTGAACCTGCTATCAGGTTGAAAATGAGCAGGATAGCCAATATCCCCATGTAGATATATTTATTTTTCCAGTTTATCCCTGAAAGGCGGGAGAACCTTGGTCTGAATCTGAATACCACTTTGTCAGCCTTCCATTTCCAGAGAGAAGAAATCCTTCTTCCCCTTTTCTTCTTTTTCCGATGCTTCTTTCAGCTCGTTCTCGTCAAATTTTATTGTTTCGACCTCATGAGGTTTTTCAGCCTCTTTTTCGGGGGTGCTGAAAAAGTCGTCATCCTTTATGGTGATGTTTCCGGAGTTCTCGTCTTCAAAACCGCTGAAACCAGCTTCCTGAGGCTGTTCCGGTGTTTCGAAGCCGAATGCTTCAAAACCGCCTGGTGTATCGGCAGATGCCGACTGAGAATCTGAAAATCCGAAATCGTCCGCTATATCAAGACTGACAGCCACTTTGGGGGCGGAATCGTCCGTTTCGAACAGATCCAGAGCCACAGGCTCGAAAGACGCTATATCTTCACTTTTGTCAAATGTTTCCAGTTCAAACGGGACAGAGCTGTAGTCAACGGTTTCATGAACGGGTTCTTCTGTCTTTTCCGGAGCTGTCTGTTTCACATCGGTCGATGCTATCATCTTCGAGGCTTCTTCCAGAGCGATATCGTTTCCGGCTCTGCGGCATATGTCAGCTATTGCGTCCATATCGATTGCGTTTTCCAGAAACATTTCATAAATAACGCCTTTAATTCTGTCTCTGTCGCCTGTTTCCGCTTCGATGAAAAGCAGATGGCTCAGGATTGCCTTGTCGGCTATTACCTCCCGCAGTGCAAGGGTCAGCTTTCTGGTCTCCTGAGAAGGAGCGAGAGCAACCGTTTCCACGAACTCCTGCGGGTCAAAGTTTCTGCTGAGATGGCTGATGAGCGTGTGTTCGGCGACCTCAAAGCTATGGGGGTTTCTGCGGAGAAGCCCCTTTACAAAAGGCATTACCAGATCGGCGGGGCAGTTTGATTCCAGCAGATATACGGTTACGTCATCAATTTCATAATCCGGAAGAGCACCGTTTTCCGCAGACATTGTCAGTATTTCTGATATTTCCCTGTGCATCCCCAGAACGGTAAGTTTGCGCAATATCTTGGTTAAGATCTTCTCATCTTTGGGGTTTGCTTTGGCAATTTCCATGAGTATCGCTGAACATTCGGAAAATTTCCCTGCGGATTTAAACATATCGGCCAGAGCGAAGATATATCTGGTGGCCAGCTTGGGGCGGTTAAGTTTTGTGTAGGTTTCTGCTGCCTGCCTGTAGAGTTTCTGCTTATCCGCCGAAAAGAGCAGCATGCGTGAGATAACATTCAGGGCACTGTAATACTGCCCCGAATCAATATATTTGTCGGCGAGTCTTATCAGCAGCGATTCGGCCTTTGCCCTGTCCTCCGCCATAAGATGGATGTTCGCCATCATTCTCAGTGCGGATGTACTGTCGGCGTTCTGCGCATAGTACATTTCGTACTCCTGCAGAGCTTTGTCGTATTTTCCGTCGACATACAGGCTGTGGGCTTCGAAAATATCAGGTTCTTTGGGCTTAAAAAGCATCAGATACCCTTTTTCCTTTATTGTAGACCGGGAATCTTAATTATTCAAAGTATTCTGCCGCCTGAACGTCTGTTTCCCAGACAACGACCCTCTCTGTGAGAGTGCCGAAAGTCTCTTTCAGACGTCCGTATATGAAACGTGCGATGTTCTCGCTGGTCGGGTTGTGTGTGACGAAAAATTCTACCTGTTCGTTCAAGTATTTATGATCCAGTTCCTCAAGTATGTCTTTAAGTCTTTTCTTAAGGACGGTGAAGTCCACCAGCATCTCGGTTCCGTTCAGTTTGTCGCCCTGAAGATAGGCTTCCACACGCCAGTTATGACCGTGGAGGTTTTCGCATTTTCCGTTATAGTTCCGGAGGTTATGTGCTCCGTTGAACTGCTGTATAACTCTTACTCTGAACATTAAATCATTCCCTCAAGGTCTTTCTGGGTAAGCACCCTCATTTCGCCGGGTTTCATCCCGTCAAGGTTGATCCTTCCGACACGCACCCTTTTAAGTCTTCTCACCTGAATGTGAAAATGGCGGAACATGTTGCGTATCTGGCGTTTTTTACCTTCATGCAGGATGACTCTGTATCGTTTTTCATCCTGTTTGGTAACGATGCACGGCAGATAGTCGATGCCTTCGTAGGTTATACCTTTTTTCAGGATGTCTATCTGCTCCTGCGTAAGCTGTCTGCTTACACTTACGATATATTCTTTCTGGATTTTTTCTTCACTTTTCTGCAGTTTGCGGATGAAATCGCCGTCATTGCTGAAAATTATCAGCCCTTCGCTCTCATAGTCCAGTCTGCCGGAATATGCGGGTTTTTTCTCGGCGAGCATGGGGAAAACTTCCAGCGTATCCTTGCCGTGTCCGTCGCCGTAAGCTGTAAGTATCTGCACAGGCTTGTAAAATGCCCAGTAGAAATAGTCCTCAAGCCCCACCCTTTTTCCGTCCAGAGTAACCACGGATGAGCTGTCAACCTGAACCCAGGGGCCTTCGGCGGGCACACCGTTAACGGTTATTCTTCCGTCGGCAACGGCCTTGTCGGCGTCCCTTCTGGAAAGTGATGTGTTTTCAGCTAAATATTTATTAAGTCTTATCATTGTCTGCTTTTTAACTCCTGCCACTCTCTGAACGTGGGCAGTTCAGAAATATCGTTGATTCCCATGTATTCAAGGAAAAATTTGGTTGTGCTGTAAAGAAGCGGTTTTCCCGGAACGTCCTTTCTGCCTGTGACCTTCACAAGGTTCTTATCCAGCAGATAGCGCACTGTTCCTGACGAGTTAACGCCCCTTATTTCATCTATTTCAAGCCTTGTTATGGGCTGTTTGTAGGCTATTATCGCCGCTGTTTCCAGAGACGCACGGCTCAGGTTTTCCGTCTTTTCACCGAAGAAAGGCTCAAGCTCCGTAAATAGTTCCTTATCCGTGACCATCTGAAAACCGCCGGATACCTGACGTATCTTCATACCCAGCCCCATGTTGTTGAACTGCTCTGTGTAGTCCAGCAACCTGTTCTCAAGGTTTATGGGGTCCAGTATCTTTCTGAAAAATTTATTGTCCAGCGGCTCCCCCGCCAGAAACAGAGAGCTGTAGAATATCTTTTTTTCTCTATCCATTTGCGGCCTCTGCTATGTTTTCTATCACTATCTCGCCGAAGGTGTCCGCCTGCATCGCCTGAATGACCGCCAGACGCATCAGCTCCAGCACTGCAAGAAATGAGATGACCACCTCACGTCGGCTGACGCAGGTTTTAACGATATCTGTCCAGAAAAGCTTATGCTTTTCGAAGACAAGCTCCTTTATTTTGGCG
This genomic stretch from Seleniivibrio woodruffii harbors:
- the scpB gene encoding SMC-Scp complex subunit ScpB, giving the protein MDREKKIFYSSLFLAGEPLDNKFFRKILDPINLENRLLDYTEQFNNMGLGMKIRQVSGGFQMVTDKELFTELEPFFGEKTENLSRASLETAAIIAYKQPITRLEIDEIRGVNSSGTVRYLLDKNLVKVTGRKDVPGKPLLYSTTKFFLEYMGINDISELPTFREWQELKSRQ
- the queD gene encoding 6-carboxytetrahydropterin synthase QueD, giving the protein MFRVRVIQQFNGAHNLRNYNGKCENLHGHNWRVEAYLQGDKLNGTEMLVDFTVLKKRLKDILEELDHKYLNEQVEFFVTHNPTSENIARFIYGRLKETFGTLTERVVVWETDVQAAEYFE
- a CDS encoding pseudouridine synthase translates to MIRLNKYLAENTSLSRRDADKAVADGRITVNGVPAEGPWVQVDSSSVVTLDGKRVGLEDYFYWAFYKPVQILTAYGDGHGKDTLEVFPMLAEKKPAYSGRLDYESEGLIIFSNDGDFIRKLQKSEEKIQKEYIVSVSRQLTQEQIDILKKGITYEGIDYLPCIVTKQDEKRYRVILHEGKKRQIRNMFRHFHIQVRRLKRVRVGRINLDGMKPGEMRVLTQKDLEGMI